The DNA sequence AATATGCGATCCGTCGACTATGCAACAAGGTTTGGTTTGTATAATTTCTATGAATATCTCAACTTTATGATATGATGATCTTTGATCTTCTATAATTATACCTAAAAAAGAAATGAGATTTTGTTATGTAATTTAATagtaaaaaattgtatatttattccGTGAGATTTAAGAAAATTCCTAACACAATTACTCAATGATGTTGCAGGAATCATTTGTAGTGATAAAGTTGGGTTCTGTGGGTCTTGATTCTCTGCATCTATTAAATTATACTCCATCACCTCATTCAACACTCGTATGATATTTTCATTCTTTGACCAGGCCAATCTGTTTTTCTATTCTTATCAAGTACCACAGTGTCTCCTCTATGCTTGAAGACTATTGCTACTGTTAGGAGCCCACAAACATATATAGTCGTACCTCAGACATTTACTAGCTAAAAGAAAACCTCATACATATATAGTCACAATGCTGAGAAGTTATGAGAAGTTAGCCGCTAAAGGAATTTGTAACTGATagccattttatatttttaaggaTATTTGCTTACTTTaaagtttttataaattttgttactTGCGTGGTGTAGCTAATTTTGTGCCTCTCCAATATCTTAAAGAAAGATTCCTTATTTGAGTTCTATCTTTAGTTTGAGAATATTACGAATTCAGGTCTTTAATTAAGTAGCTGTACTGCACAGCTTGGGCAttatagaaataattaaaagaataaaactacataAACATATCCagcaattaattttataaatcacatTCAAAAACCGTGGGTACATGAGGAAGAAAATTCCTCAATAAATATCTTTATGATGCATTCAACTAATCAGTGACTCTTTTGTACGTTGAAAACAATAATCTTTACAATTATCCGTATTCCTCAATTAAGGTATCACTTGTaccctttatatatattaaaaaaattatttgactaTGGATGCAAAGCATAAGGttaagtaataaaataatagtaGCATTCATCCAAGCAAACAATACCCacgtataaaaaaaaataaagattaagaAAATATACAGGGACGACTAGTTGCTCGAATTCGTAAGCATCTTAAAGAATAAGAGCTACACATTACTGTTATTGCGAGGCTCACAAAGACCTTGCTATTTATCCATGTCGAAAATACACAGTTCAATGCACACAATTGACAATTACTTCATTCTTTCAAACACACCTGTTTTCTAATGGCTTTTATCGCTATGTGCAAGTTATATAAGTAACACAAGTAATATTTTCAGGCTACCTACATACTTAATTTGTGGGACACATTCACAAGCCACAATTGTAATAATCGTTTATAATCGTTAGTTTTTCTCCATAGCAAATCACAATGAGAGGGTAATACTGTTCAAGGCCGAGCATGAAACCAAGATCATATGATACTCTACAAAAAAAGACTtttttatacttaaatatttGGCATTGTATGCTCCTCGAGTTTATGATATCAAAGGCTAAAGAccgtaaaatatattaatagttCATACAATTTTATATTACCAAGAATACATATTCACCTCATGTTTGTCGGTCAAAGAGGCTACTATTATTTAGGAAAATCCTTGgcttcaaaattaaaattttttctacttatttatttaatttgtaagGAACACTTCAAtctattaaaaaacatatatttattaaattcttattACCTTTAGAGGCATGAACTTCGTGGAATCATACTTGACCATCAATCCATACCCTTTCATCATGGTCATTAGGTGTATAATTTATGTCTACAATCTTTCCTTAATGTGGCAGCTTGGATACAAGTTGAGCAAGGCCATTATCGTCAAATTGATTATACTCCTCTCTTCTTCACCATTATCAATTCCAACGAAGGGTCGCTTGTTTTGAAGAATAATGGACCACTTAGAATGAGCGCGCTCTCGAATATTGATAACTTGGTTAACTTGTAGCAATTATAAACCGGTGGTCCTTGTGGCCAAACCGATTATAGTCTATTAAAATGAAGCCCAAGTCATCCACTAGGTCACCATGCTTTATAACAAACCATTTAAATATAAAGAGAGCAATTTTGAATTAATCTTTGTAGTGCAAGCTCCCAAATTTCTTCAATTACTCAATAGTATGACTTCTTTATATCTCATGATGTCAAGGAATTGCGTCTATCAAATTATTCAAAAGAAGCTTCTACACATTAACATCGATATCTTATGCTTGATAAGATCTTAGTGGTTAGTGGAATGTTAGGACAATATGAAAACCATTTAACCATATCAAAAACGGAAGAATGCCTTATTCAATATCGAGACATCATTCGATCTTCAATCCATGTAATAAATGAATAATGGTGTAGACCGAAACAAAAAATAGTTCATAATCACGACTGGTTCATTGAACATCCAACGCTAATTATTTAAGATAAATGATAATGAGATCAATATATAGGATATACTACGAATATTTGCGGTATATTATTAGTACAAGCAAATCCATAATTACCATAATAACATACTCcacaataaattaattaaaagatttaATGATCTTTTGGCCTTTGAAATTTATGGGTGTGTACCAATCCCATAATGTTTTAACTTATTTCTTTTAGCCTTCAAGATCATATATACCAAGTGACCATAATAGTCCAGCAATGCTATATAATTGTATAAATCATATGGGACAAATTGATAATTAATTCAATGTGTTTTTTCTAATAAACATGGATCCATAAATACACACCTTTAAAATGTAATCGTTTATATACTCAAAATTTGAAGCATATGTCTAaactttatatttatgtgaattgTATATTTTATCTTGAGATTTTTCCGTTATATATTACTATCACACAATAAAGGTTACTTGATATAAACCTGTAAATTGAGGACTAAAAGAACTAGTTAAAATATAAGAGGTTGATAGGTACACACCTTTAAAGTCAAAGTCACTGTATCTAATTAAAATTACataatgttattatatatagagGGGAAAAAATATCAAGCTTATTTCCAAATTATGGAAGGGAGTTGAGCAATTAAAATGTGATGTTCATCCTTATCATAAATTCTGTCGTCATAACAAAGACTTTATTCTACAAAAAGTTAAAACTTCAGCAACAGAATGTAACCATATGTAACTCCATTTATTAGTATTCTTGTATTCACTTGGATGACATACCCACCGCCTTAGTTTAACCCTTCATAAACCACACTCTTCCTGCCTCTTCGTACATATCCATTCTTCATCTCTATCATCTCAGTTCTTGAAAAACTCTCTCTTTTACAATGGCGGAGAAACAAGAACAAGAGGCTTTGAAGAATCTCGACAACGAGTCTAAACCATCTGTAAGTCACCCTTAATTTTCTGTTTTGTTATCTCACATTTAAAGTTTTGCTTTGATATTAATTAActtggttttgttttgttttgattgtgtACGTGTTTTAGTTTGTCGAGGTAGTGTGCAAGAGCTCTGGGAAAGTGAGAAGGTTTGCAGCTGGAACTGATGCTGGTTTTGCAGTGAGTCTCATTAACAAAAAGCTGCTTCTTGATAATATATCTGCTAAGAGCAGCAGGAGCAGCCCTCAGCTTGCGTCACATATAGAAGCTGTTAAACCCGGCCATGATTCTGAGGAGCCGATCAGTTTTGGCCCTACTGCATCTCTTGTGAACTATGGTTCTCCTTGGATTTTACAGACTGTTGTTACTCAACCACACAAACCAAAAAGAACTGTTGAGGTAGTTTGTTCTGTATTATATTTCTCGAGATTTTCTTTCCCTTTTTGTGATTTGTCTAATATATGCATGATGCTTTGCCTATACATAATTGCTATTATCATTCGTATTAGTTAATATGCTAGAACTGGATAATAAGATTTAAATCTCTGGTATATGTGTTTCTAATGACGCTAGTGAATAAGTTGTGATAATTTATTGCAAAACATAGAATTTCTGGTATTTATTGCTTTTGAAGGAAGGGTCGAGGGAACTTTTAGGAAAATTCATAGAATTGGAGGAAGTTCCTTTTCTTGTAAGAGATTCCTTGATTTAATGATGACGCAACAGATATCCGCTCTACACGACAAACATTGCAGACTTGCTTTTACGTCATATTCGGTAAATAATACagtgatatttgatgagttCGTTAAAAATGACCGATCATCATACTTGACGTGTAGCCTGAGTAAAAATTATGTTAATCAAATTAGTTGTTTCTTTCTACGATGAAATAAGAGTGTAGTAAAATTTTCCACATATATATGGGGTCTTCTGTTACAAAGTACAATAGCTATGAATTATGTGCAATCTAAACCCAAAATATGGGGTCTCTGTTACTACCGAGCACGTTAGGGATCTAGATTTTTTAATCAAGGCGCTAACCAAATGCACTTTTAATGTTGTTGAATTCAAGTGAAACTAGATATCCAAATTTTTGCAATTACAAAGCAATAGAGGACTAGAGCATTGTGCTTACTCTTGGTTGATTGGTAACCCTTGATAATATCCTCAATTCTGAACCTTTCATGTGTGTCATCTcatagttaaattttttatgattatcATTTAGCAGGGCACTGAAGGCTCTTGTTCTGAAAAGAAGGAATCACAGCCACTTGGTCATTTGTGCATTGGGAAGATAGCGCTTGCTCTTCCTATAGTTTTTGTGATCTGGAAGATATTTCTGCAATTTCTTCAGAACCTTCCCCTGCTGCTCTTGTATATTCACAACGGCATGTGACTCTTCGGTCTATATATCATTTCATGTTTTAAACTTCTAGTAGTATCTAGGCTGAACTTAATAATACAAGTTCTTTATCCAATCATGGCTAGTTTTGATTTGCTTTTGTGTAAAAGATGAAAAAGAGATTGCTTTACTCAATTGAATTTTCATACAAGACTGAATTCTCTTATGTTACTTCCTCATTATGCTTGTGGATAACTCTTTTGATTATTATTTCGATTCACTCCAGATTTGTGGACTGTTTCAAGGTTGTGATTAACACAAGTAATGCTTCGAGTAAAATTTCAATGATGTCTTAATCACtcctttgttaaaaaaaaaatatctttttgaacttatattattttcttaccACAAGTCCAAACTATTTGTAACTTGCATTTGCATGACTTGTAAGAATATATTTGCCTAAGCATAAATCTTGATCTAAGATGTGAAATTACACCTAGAGGGGAGGAATAGGTGTATTATGGCTAATTATgactgttttaaaattttaccaaCACTTATAGATGACTGTTATTAAAGCAATGTGCACTACTAATACAATGACTTACTGGTTTCAATTAAgcaataaatatgaaattattatgTATGCAATGACAAAAACACTAAGATGTAGTAAAGTAATTGACGCACAAGACGGTTTAGCGAGGTTCAACTCTTTGACCTAATTATCTAGGTCCTCGCCCCTTGCCAACTTGGTAAATTATtacttaaaattcaaacaaatataGAATGATAATATATCTCCCTCTTTCCCGGTCAAAGTAGCTAGCTTGCAATTATCCTTGCAACTTGAGCCAAGTGTAATTAGCTCCACACTAGCTTGCTCTTGCAATGCATTCATTGAAACTCTTAATTCCTTCAACTCAGCTTTTCAATTCCCTTGTCCGTTGTACCTTGAACCCTTTGCAAAGCATAACCAATCCCTTGTTCAATATCTAGAACACTTGTTCACTTTTAGTAACTAACAATTCAACCGTTCAATACAAAGACGTGTGTAGTTACCGCTCAAACTATATTATCTAAATAACATATGTAAACAATAGACAATCAAGCTCGTTTAGAGACACTACAACAAACTGGCTATTTATGACAGAAATTAAGCCTAAAACTGGTCGTAAGTTTCCAATTTACAATGGAAAATATCCGTCAGTTTTTGCTCAACTAGTGAGAATGTATATACTTTTCAAGAATTTGAGTTGTTGTTTTACTTAAAAACTCACAACTGTCGGATGTCAgatcggtgcggttttattataaaatcgaaaccggaaccgcatatcctcaatttttaaaaatcaaaactgaAATCgctggttcggtttcggttttaaataaCTCGGTTCGGTTATGATAACTCCAAATCTCGTCCAGGGTTCCAATGCACTGTTCCGGGGAGCTTGATGCAAGACCTACCCTGCAAAACAACGCGACACGGAGGGTGACATCCCgtgaggcgcctccggcgtgataatcagtgatcGGAATGTGCTTGACAAGTTAGGGAAATCAGAGAGTTTTCACTCTAAATGTATGGTGAAAGATGCTTTCTAGGGAGAATTTCGGGGGGAGAGTTTAGCACTTACCTTCAACTTCGGCTGGGGAGTCTCTTATATAGGCCCTCGGCCGCCACTGTTGCTACAGTGGCGGGAGTGGGTCTGTAGACACTCCCCAGCATGGGTGACTGCTTTGGTGCAACCACTGTCCTTTTTTCTGTCCTTTTGGGATTTGTGCATGCCTGTTATGCTGTTTGCCTGGTACTTAGTAATGATGAGATCTGACTTTGTGATCTCCGAGTCCTGTAGCGGGGGCGGGTACTGTTGAGGGTTACTGTAGCGTGGTACCTTATCATTGCCCCCCTACTCCTTCCATCTGCTTTAGCGGGTGGGGGGAGTAAATTAAATCCCGCCAGTGAGGAGCCGATCCCGGGTTGTTTTTTGTGAGAGTGTTGTATTTTTGAGTTGTTGGTCTATGTGGCGGGCTCTTTGTGTGGCGGGACGCGGGACGCATGCGGTTGTTGCTTGTggtttataaatttcaaaatttcaaaagatgTGAAGCATGTTTGCCGCCTGGTCTTGTCGCGCAGTCTCGGGAGGGTACGGTTTTTCCACGTGGCCTGCTGTGAGTGGTCGATGTCGTAATTGCATGCAGGATTAAATTGACTGGTGGTGTTTTATGCGGAGATTTGTGCCACTTAATTACTGGCGCAGATATATGTGTGAGTCTTTTGACTGAGGAGGTGAGTGGTCATTTTTGGCGCTTTAGTTGCCTAGGGAAGTAACGGCTGAAGTTCAAGGGGTGCGACTGTATCATCTATATAAAGAGGAGTCCGTTCGGAGAGGAGTGCTCAGTCCATTGCTTGCCGTCGTAAATCTTATTTCTGTGCTATAATCAATTCTGGTGAGTGTTCGAGTCCTGGTGTCTGTGGCGTAGTGATCGTCTATCGCTTCTGTTGTTGTTTGATCGGAACTTTTAACCGTTTGCCTTGCCCTGGTTTGTTTTGTGCAGGTGATATGTCTTCCGATAGCTCCGCCGCGAGTTCCAGTCTGCATTACGGCCGGTCGATCGAATGGCGCCGGCGGCAGGATCTGATCAACCGGATTCGCCGGTTGCCGTCCGAGGCCATTACTGTTAAGATTGTGGAGGCGCTGGAGGACGAGGAGCAGTCCTATGAGGTTGCCTTGGACATTGTTTATCATGAGCTTCTTTTGCCGGGTCGAGCTCGGGATGCTGAGGAGGTGAACCCGATTGACAACCCGCCGGTCCCGCCTGGTCCCACAGTGCAGGAGCGATTGCGGGATGCGGAGGCGGAAAGGGAAGGCCTGCTTACCAGGCTGGAAGCTGTGGAGGACCGCATCGTGGACCTGGAGTCCTAGCTTCCCTAGATAGTTTGGACGCGGGATTAGCCCGTGTTACCTTGTAATTCTATTCCCGTTGAAATGCAAGAATGTTGATTTGATCGCCATATCGCTTTGTCTTATTTCTGTATTGTGTTTGCGTCTGCGATAAAGTTTTAGGTAAACCAATATGTGCAATGAAAATGAGGCTAAGGTGCCCCTCCAAGTATTGGaagcggccaataatgagggaattagaaattttttgaataaaatgaaaatgtgccccccaagtattggacgcggccaataatgagggaattagaaaattttgaataaaatgaaaatgtgccccctaagtattggacgcggccaataatgagggaattagaaaaattttgaataaaatgaaaatgtgccccccaagtattggacgcggccaataatgagggaattagaaaattttgaataaaatgaaaatgtgccccccaagtattggacgcggccaataatgagggaattagaaaattttgaataaaatgaagatgtgccccccaagtattggacgcggc is a window from the Daucus carota subsp. sativus chromosome 8, DH1 v3.0, whole genome shotgun sequence genome containing:
- the LOC108199171 gene encoding uncharacterized protein LOC108199171 — encoded protein: MAEKQEQEALKNLDNESKPSFVEVVCKSSGKVRRFAAGTDAGFAVSLINKKLLLDNISAKSSRSSPQLASHIEAVKPGHDSEEPISFGPTASLVNYGSPWILQTVVTQPHKPKRTVEGTEGSCSEKKESQPLGHLCIGKIALALPIVFVIWKIFLQFLQNLPLLLLYIHNGM